One Bradyrhizobium sp. CCGB12 genomic window carries:
- a CDS encoding tripartite tricarboxylate transporter substrate binding protein, with product MQRTLRLLAIVAGLCVTTQALAQKYPARPVKIMVGFSAGGPVDVVARIIGDRLSNKLGQPFVVENRAGANGMIVAEGVARADADGYTILACNSSTITLNKTLFKDIRYDPEKDFAPLTTVVSAPLVLVVNPENPRTANIKSVADLVAVAKAAPGALAYGSGGNGNLAHLAMELLSQKAGIKMIHVPYRGGSAAEVGILAQEVLAVFDPLSAVPLVKAGKLRALAVSSAERLPMLPDVPTVAEAGYPGFDISFWVGFFMPKATPAPILETLHREIVAAAKDPAIEEKLGSQGVVSVLRPADYAAKIAKETRELAEVVAAANIKAE from the coding sequence ATGCAACGAACGCTTCGCCTGCTGGCGATTGTCGCCGGATTGTGCGTGACGACGCAGGCCCTCGCGCAGAAATATCCGGCGCGGCCGGTCAAGATCATGGTCGGCTTCAGCGCGGGCGGCCCGGTCGACGTCGTCGCGCGCATCATCGGCGATCGGCTCAGCAACAAGCTCGGCCAGCCCTTCGTGGTCGAGAACCGCGCCGGCGCCAACGGCATGATCGTCGCCGAGGGCGTCGCCCGTGCGGATGCGGACGGCTACACCATACTCGCCTGCAACTCGTCCACGATCACGCTGAACAAGACGCTGTTCAAGGATATCCGCTACGATCCGGAAAAAGACTTTGCGCCGCTCACCACCGTCGTGTCGGCGCCGCTCGTCCTCGTGGTCAATCCCGAGAATCCCAGGACGGCGAACATCAAATCGGTGGCCGATCTCGTGGCTGTGGCGAAGGCCGCGCCCGGCGCGCTCGCTTACGGCTCGGGCGGCAATGGCAACCTCGCCCATCTCGCCATGGAGCTGCTCAGCCAGAAGGCCGGCATCAAGATGATCCACGTGCCCTATCGCGGCGGTTCGGCGGCTGAAGTCGGCATCCTCGCCCAGGAGGTGCTGGCGGTGTTCGATCCGCTCTCGGCCGTGCCGCTGGTGAAGGCCGGCAAGCTGCGCGCGCTCGCGGTGTCGTCGGCCGAGCGGTTGCCGATGCTGCCTGACGTGCCCACCGTCGCGGAAGCCGGCTATCCCGGCTTCGACATCTCGTTCTGGGTCGGCTTCTTCATGCCGAAGGCGACGCCGGCGCCGATCCTGGAGACGCTGCACCGGGAGATCGTCGCCGCCGCCAAGGATCCGGCAATTGAGGAGAAGCTCGGCTCGCAGGGCGTGGTCAGCGTGCTCAGGCCGGCCGACTACGCCGCGAAGATCGCCAAGGAGACCAGGGAGCTTGCCGAGGTCGTGGCCGCCGCGAACATCAAGGCGGAATAA
- a CDS encoding TonB-dependent siderophore receptor, with amino-acid sequence MQPARRAARTAGPTRRTAAPRQVATPEAAERSGVGIERANGPVNGIVARQSATGTKTDTAILDTPQSIAVVPRQQIELQGAQTIAEAIRYTSGTQGQLYGAASVFDTEVRVRGFIAPRYLDGLRLPYDTTIQFAQPRTEPYGLERIEILKGPASGIYGQASPGGILNMVSKRPTTEQRGEVEVQTGSFDRIQGAFDVSGPIDQNREFLYRIVGLARDSDTFVDRNKEQRYFIAPSFTWQPTTDTSLTVLASAQRDRLDGQVHQYLPAYGTLFPNPNGRIPVGTYTGEPSFDRIGYDQAMIGYEFRHRFNDVVEFRQNLRVASVDIDMYSMRNAGTLCPIAGGNVACYLPGVVPPVDPAQRITLRDANFVGGSTKNFAIDNQLQADFNTGWVHHTVLAGLDYQKTTVDTDYRGTFPGFPIDVYNPVYGATPLPTKATLIPFINTSTDKDQLGVYLQDQIKLDRWNLVLTGRHDQASAETANRLANVIVPQDDSAFTGRVGLNYVFDFGLAPYISYSTSFEPVAGLSLTSATGQPFKPTTGEGVEAGIKYAPPGMRMLFTAAVFDMTQKNVVVNTPTFVPFQVGAIRVKGVETDFRASITDNFDIIAGGSHIIPVVEEHINPAIVGKDVASVNRDSAFLWGFYKFTGGPVAGLGLGGGVRYTGGLWGDDANLIRVPGYTLFDAVLTYDFSYLNRDWRGLNLRINAMNIGNTYHVTNCFTGLAFCALGQPRTILATLSYRWGEAPKPPVLVTK; translated from the coding sequence GTGCAGCCGGCTCGTCGGGCCGCACGCACCGCGGGGCCAACACGCCGAACCGCGGCCCCAAGGCAAGTTGCAACTCCGGAAGCGGCAGAGCGTAGTGGTGTCGGCATCGAACGTGCCAACGGCCCGGTCAACGGGATCGTCGCGCGGCAGAGTGCGACCGGAACCAAGACCGACACGGCGATTCTCGATACGCCGCAATCCATCGCAGTCGTGCCCCGACAGCAGATTGAGCTACAGGGCGCACAGACGATCGCCGAGGCCATTCGCTATACATCGGGCACGCAAGGTCAGTTATACGGCGCAGCATCGGTGTTCGACACCGAGGTCAGGGTTCGCGGCTTCATCGCACCGCGTTATCTTGATGGCCTGCGCTTGCCTTACGACACGACGATCCAGTTCGCTCAACCGCGGACGGAGCCCTATGGGCTTGAACGGATCGAAATCCTCAAGGGACCTGCGTCGGGAATCTACGGCCAGGCGTCCCCTGGCGGCATTCTCAATATGGTAAGCAAGCGTCCGACCACCGAACAGCGCGGAGAGGTCGAGGTCCAGACAGGCAGCTTCGACCGCATTCAGGGCGCCTTCGATGTCTCCGGCCCGATCGACCAGAATCGCGAGTTTCTCTATCGCATCGTCGGCCTTGCGCGCGATAGCGACACGTTTGTCGACAGGAACAAGGAGCAGCGCTACTTTATCGCGCCGAGCTTCACTTGGCAGCCCACCACAGACACCAGCCTGACGGTATTGGCCAGCGCTCAACGCGACCGCCTCGATGGTCAGGTCCACCAATATCTGCCGGCCTACGGCACGCTCTTCCCGAACCCGAACGGTCGCATTCCGGTCGGCACCTACACCGGCGAGCCGTCGTTCGACCGGATCGGATACGACCAGGCCATGATCGGCTACGAATTCAGGCATCGCTTCAACGATGTCGTCGAGTTCCGCCAGAACCTCCGCGTTGCGTCGGTCGACATCGACATGTATTCGATGCGCAATGCCGGGACGCTGTGCCCGATCGCGGGCGGCAATGTCGCCTGCTATCTCCCGGGTGTCGTGCCTCCGGTTGATCCTGCGCAGCGCATAACCCTGCGCGATGCAAATTTCGTTGGTGGCAGCACGAAGAACTTCGCCATCGACAACCAGCTGCAGGCAGATTTCAACACTGGCTGGGTGCACCACACGGTATTGGCCGGGCTCGACTACCAGAAGACCACGGTCGATACGGACTACCGCGGGACTTTCCCTGGCTTCCCGATCGATGTCTACAATCCGGTCTACGGCGCGACGCCGCTGCCGACAAAAGCCACGCTGATACCGTTCATCAATACGTCGACGGACAAGGATCAGTTGGGCGTCTACCTTCAGGACCAGATCAAGCTGGATCGCTGGAATCTCGTCCTGACCGGGCGTCATGATCAAGCGTCCGCCGAGACAGCTAACAGGCTGGCAAACGTGATCGTCCCCCAGGACGATTCCGCGTTCACCGGCAGGGTTGGCCTAAACTACGTGTTCGACTTCGGACTGGCACCCTACATCAGCTATTCAACGTCGTTCGAGCCGGTCGCAGGACTATCGCTGACGTCGGCCACGGGGCAACCGTTCAAGCCTACGACGGGAGAGGGAGTCGAGGCAGGCATCAAATACGCCCCGCCCGGCATGCGGATGCTGTTCACCGCTGCGGTGTTCGACATGACGCAGAAGAACGTCGTGGTGAACACGCCGACGTTTGTCCCCTTCCAGGTCGGTGCAATCCGGGTGAAGGGGGTGGAGACCGACTTCCGCGCGAGCATCACGGATAATTTCGACATCATCGCCGGCGGCTCACATATCATCCCGGTTGTCGAGGAGCACATCAATCCTGCCATCGTTGGCAAGGATGTCGCGAGCGTGAACCGCGACAGCGCATTCCTCTGGGGCTTCTACAAGTTTACGGGAGGACCGGTCGCAGGCCTCGGTCTCGGCGGCGGCGTTCGCTACACCGGCGGTTTATGGGGCGATGACGCCAACCTGATCCGGGTCCCTGGCTATACCCTGTTCGATGCCGTGCTCACTTACGACTTCAGCTATTTGAATCGTGATTGGCGCGGTCTCAACCTGCGCATCAACGCAATGAACATCGGCAACACCTATCACGTGACGAACTGCTTCACCGGCCTTGCCTTCTGTGCGCTGGGCCAGCCCCGCACCATCCTGGCGACGCTGAGCTATCGCTGGGGAGAAGCGCCAAAGCCGCCAGTGCTCGTGACGAAGTAG
- a CDS encoding DUF3303 domain-containing protein has product MKFIVSWSVPQGTFNAAVARFLETGGAPPEGVKMLGRWHGMDGTGFAISESNDPKAMYRWVAQWADLLPLTVTPCLEDADAGEVMASLPRR; this is encoded by the coding sequence ATGAAGTTCATCGTCAGCTGGTCTGTACCTCAAGGCACTTTCAATGCAGCAGTCGCGCGTTTCCTGGAAACTGGTGGAGCACCGCCCGAGGGTGTCAAAATGTTGGGGCGTTGGCATGGGATGGACGGTACGGGATTTGCGATCTCGGAATCGAACGATCCAAAGGCGATGTATCGTTGGGTCGCTCAATGGGCTGACTTGCTCCCATTGACGGTCACTCCCTGCCTGGAGGACGCAGACGCCGGCGAGGTCATGGCGTCGCTACCCAGGCGTTGA
- a CDS encoding PepSY domain-containing protein — protein MTAATRSLRRWGIVHKWTSLICTVFMLLLCITGLPLIFHEEIDDVLHSSVKAAEVPPGTPPADLDRLLANALANAAGRVPHFLIWDRDDPNAMFVSVGPTITSDPSKNTLIRMDLHTGAFLDAPDVTARFTYIMLKLHTDMFAGLPGKLFLGLMGILFCTAVISGIVVYAPSMRKLNFGTYRARRTRVVRWLDIHNLAGILLVAWTLVVGFTGVINTWADLVLKMWQFGQLAEMTSQYRDRPIPEKLTSLDAAVDVAAKAVPGMTVSFVAFPGTVFSSKSHYAVFLRGETPLTSRLLKPALIDAETGKLTDTRDMPWYVSTLFISQPLHFGDYGGMPLKVIWAVLDVLTIVILWTGLYLWLRRRKSGVSVERSIANASAVENAALKPS, from the coding sequence TTGACGGCAGCAACACGATCTCTTCGGCGATGGGGCATCGTCCACAAATGGACGAGTCTCATCTGCACCGTATTCATGCTGCTCCTGTGCATCACGGGCCTGCCGTTGATCTTCCATGAGGAGATCGACGATGTCCTGCACAGCAGCGTGAAGGCCGCGGAGGTGCCGCCGGGCACGCCGCCGGCCGATCTCGACCGTCTGCTTGCCAATGCGCTAGCAAATGCCGCCGGCAGGGTCCCGCATTTCCTGATCTGGGATCGCGACGATCCCAATGCCATGTTCGTCAGCGTCGGTCCCACGATCACGTCAGATCCGTCGAAGAACACCTTGATCCGGATGGATCTGCACACCGGGGCGTTCCTCGATGCACCCGATGTCACGGCACGCTTCACCTATATCATGCTGAAGCTGCACACGGACATGTTCGCTGGGCTTCCGGGCAAGCTCTTTCTCGGTCTAATGGGCATCCTGTTCTGCACTGCGGTCATCTCCGGGATCGTGGTCTATGCCCCTTCGATGCGAAAGCTAAATTTTGGCACCTACCGTGCACGGCGAACCCGCGTCGTGCGTTGGCTCGACATCCACAATCTCGCCGGCATCCTGCTGGTGGCCTGGACGCTGGTCGTCGGTTTCACCGGGGTCATCAATACCTGGGCCGATCTCGTGCTGAAGATGTGGCAATTCGGACAGCTCGCCGAGATGACGTCCCAGTACCGCGACCGGCCGATCCCTGAAAAGTTGACCTCCCTTGATGCGGCCGTGGATGTCGCCGCGAAAGCCGTCCCTGGCATGACGGTGAGCTTCGTCGCATTCCCCGGCACGGTCTTCAGCAGCAAGAGCCACTACGCAGTTTTCCTGCGCGGTGAAACGCCCTTGACTTCGCGCCTGCTCAAGCCTGCCCTGATCGACGCCGAAACTGGCAAGCTGACGGACACCCGCGACATGCCCTGGTATGTCTCTACGCTCTTCATTTCGCAGCCGTTGCATTTCGGCGACTATGGCGGCATGCCGCTCAAGGTCATCTGGGCCGTTCTTGACGTGCTCACCATCGTCATTCTCTGGACGGGCCTCTATCTCTGGCTCCGCCGACGCAAATCCGGTGTGTCCGTGGAACGGAGCATCGCAAACGCCTCGGCCGTCGAGAACGCCGCATTGAAGCCGTCATGA
- a CDS encoding CYTH and CHAD domain-containing protein has translation MNSETELKFRVAPRKLSSVLRNGASGRRYDQSEQTLVSTYFDTGNHKLRRHGLTLRIRKIEDRYVQTVKAGGTGGVTRGEWEHEVSGTKPDLNKTRHTPLRSLATGKLPRKLKPVFQTDIHRMAQARRVRKSQIELAVDRGRISAGRRSRPVAELELELKSGHVADLFHLARELERRTGAELDLRSKAERGYQLVAGGGGGAQRAELIALKPELSPREAFATIAHSTLRQITANADPVRDMDAEGVHQMRVGLRRLRAAISLFADILPRASTARIKAELKWLTGELAPAREIDVFLTESIQPITAQDVPRRGARAMRKRFSGQRTTAFRHARDAVMSPRYRRLLIDLIEWIEAARPHADDDRSIAAYAAELLDRRTRKARKQGKRLTDLEPMQRHKLRIKIKKIRYAVDFFESLYDDRDRKELAALSDRLKQIQSALGSLNDFMAHRELATEAALTAPLAHRRAQAFASGVIVGQERKAADGLMKDAAKELHRLHRLRAVPSD, from the coding sequence ATGAACTCGGAAACGGAACTGAAATTCCGGGTTGCGCCGCGAAAACTATCCTCAGTCCTGCGAAATGGCGCAAGCGGACGGCGTTACGACCAGTCCGAACAGACGCTCGTGTCGACCTACTTCGACACAGGCAATCACAAGCTCAGGCGCCACGGCCTGACGCTGCGCATCCGCAAGATCGAGGATCGTTACGTGCAGACCGTGAAAGCGGGCGGCACGGGCGGCGTGACCCGCGGCGAATGGGAGCACGAGGTTTCCGGCACCAAACCTGACCTGAACAAGACGAGACACACGCCGCTCCGGAGCCTTGCGACCGGAAAGCTCCCCCGCAAGCTGAAGCCGGTGTTCCAGACCGACATCCACCGCATGGCGCAGGCGCGACGCGTCCGGAAGAGCCAGATCGAACTCGCAGTCGACCGCGGCCGCATCAGCGCCGGGCGGCGGTCACGCCCAGTTGCCGAGCTGGAGCTGGAGTTGAAATCCGGACATGTCGCGGACCTGTTTCACCTCGCCCGCGAACTCGAACGCAGAACGGGGGCCGAGCTCGATCTGCGCTCGAAGGCCGAGCGAGGCTACCAGCTCGTCGCGGGAGGCGGCGGCGGCGCGCAACGCGCCGAGCTGATCGCATTGAAGCCGGAACTCTCGCCGCGCGAGGCGTTCGCCACGATCGCGCATTCGACGCTGCGTCAAATCACCGCGAATGCCGATCCGGTGCGCGACATGGACGCCGAGGGGGTTCATCAGATGCGCGTCGGCCTGCGGCGCCTGCGTGCGGCCATCTCGCTGTTCGCCGATATCCTGCCACGGGCGAGCACGGCGCGGATCAAGGCCGAGCTGAAATGGCTCACGGGCGAACTAGCGCCGGCGCGTGAAATCGACGTGTTTCTGACGGAGAGCATCCAGCCGATCACCGCGCAGGACGTGCCGCGACGCGGCGCCCGCGCGATGCGCAAGAGGTTCTCCGGGCAACGGACGACCGCGTTCAGGCATGCGCGCGACGCGGTCATGTCGCCGCGTTACCGCCGCCTGCTGATCGATTTGATCGAATGGATCGAAGCCGCACGGCCTCACGCCGATGACGACCGCTCGATCGCCGCCTATGCCGCCGAGTTGCTCGACCGGCGCACCAGGAAGGCGCGCAAGCAGGGCAAGCGCCTGACCGATCTCGAGCCGATGCAGCGCCACAAGCTGCGGATCAAGATCAAGAAGATTCGCTATGCCGTCGATTTCTTCGAAAGCCTCTACGACGATCGCGACCGGAAGGAGCTTGCAGCTCTGTCCGACCGGCTCAAGCAGATTCAATCCGCGCTGGGATCGCTCAACGACTTCATGGCGCACCGCGAGCTGGCAACGGAGGCCGCGCTGACGGCACCGCTTGCGCACCGCCGCGCCCAGGCTTTCGCATCGGGCGTCATCGTCGGCCAGGAACGAAAGGCGGCTGATGGCCTGATGAAGGACGCAGCAAAGGAATTGCATCGGTTGCATCGGCTGCGCGCGGTGCCAAGCGATTGA
- a CDS encoding efflux RND transporter periplasmic adaptor subunit, which produces MAINLTRRPKLSAALFGILALAAVAYGLWYELLGSVKPVEAAAQGTSNQAAAKIPVTSFEVKKTDFPVHIYGLGVVSPFRTVTVKSRVDGQITKVFFKQGQMVKEGDPLLQIDQRPFTAALEQAVAKKAQDEANLKNDQLNLERFQKLAKQQFETQQNLDAQQALVDQMTAQIKGDQAAIDNAQTNLGYTSIKAPISGRTGFRLVDPGNIVHAADTTGIVTIAQLQPIAVQFTEPEEQLQAIDKAYDSGEVPVEALTSDGTRTLSQGKLVIIDNSVNQATGTISLKARFDNKDNALWPGLSVTTRMLIDTRKDVIVVPQDGVQHGPSGLFAYVIGDNGKVSARPIKVSQSGDANAVVSEGLNVGDRIVVAGQSRLFDGALVDEKPLVASAAPTTDASASVAQTKSGSKTGSAD; this is translated from the coding sequence ATGGCGATCAATCTGACACGGCGACCGAAGCTCAGTGCAGCACTGTTCGGAATCCTTGCACTGGCCGCGGTGGCCTACGGCTTGTGGTATGAGCTTCTCGGGAGCGTCAAGCCCGTCGAAGCGGCCGCCCAAGGCACGTCAAACCAGGCAGCGGCGAAGATCCCGGTGACCTCGTTCGAGGTGAAGAAGACCGACTTTCCCGTGCACATCTACGGTCTCGGTGTCGTCTCACCGTTCAGGACGGTGACGGTCAAGAGCCGTGTCGACGGTCAGATCACGAAGGTGTTCTTCAAGCAGGGTCAGATGGTGAAGGAGGGCGATCCGCTTCTTCAGATCGATCAACGTCCCTTTACCGCGGCCCTGGAGCAGGCGGTGGCGAAGAAGGCCCAGGACGAGGCCAATCTGAAGAACGACCAGTTGAACCTGGAGCGCTTCCAGAAGCTCGCGAAACAACAATTCGAGACGCAGCAAAATCTCGACGCCCAGCAGGCACTGGTCGATCAGATGACCGCGCAGATAAAGGGCGATCAGGCCGCCATCGACAATGCGCAGACCAATCTCGGCTATACCTCGATCAAGGCGCCGATCAGCGGGCGAACCGGTTTCCGCCTGGTAGACCCCGGCAACATCGTGCATGCCGCCGATACGACGGGGATCGTCACCATCGCCCAGCTGCAGCCGATTGCCGTGCAGTTCACGGAGCCCGAAGAGCAATTGCAGGCGATCGACAAGGCCTATGATTCCGGCGAGGTGCCAGTGGAAGCGTTGACCTCGGACGGAACCAGGACGCTGTCGCAAGGCAAGCTCGTGATCATCGACAATTCCGTGAACCAGGCCACCGGAACCATCAGTCTGAAGGCGCGCTTCGACAACAAGGACAACGCGCTGTGGCCGGGTCTTTCAGTCACCACGCGGATGCTGATTGACACGCGCAAGGACGTTATCGTCGTGCCGCAGGATGGCGTGCAGCACGGGCCGTCGGGATTGTTCGCTTATGTGATCGGCGACAATGGCAAGGTCAGCGCGAGGCCGATCAAGGTCAGCCAGAGCGGCGATGCGAATGCCGTGGTCTCCGAAGGCCTGAACGTCGGGGACAGGATCGTGGTCGCCGGGCAGTCGCGCTTGTTCGACGGTGCGCTGGTCGACGAGAAGCCGCTGGTCGCTAGCGCCGCGCCGACGACGGATGCGAGCGCCTCCGTCGCGCAGACCAAGAGCGGCAGCAAGACCGGATCGGCTGACTGA
- a CDS encoding efflux RND transporter permease subunit, protein MAGGISAPFIRLPIATSLLMVGIVFVGIIAYPQLPVAPLPEVDFPTIQVSANLPGADPETMASSVAQPLESQFALIPGVSEMTSQSQTSSTQIVLQFDLSRNIDGAGSDVLAAINAASGQLPKNMPTPPTYRKVNPADSPILTLGATSTTLPMTQVSDETYTKLAQAISHISGVGQVSVGGQQAPSIRVQIDPAKLVAKGLSLEDVRAPLSVISVNNPKGTLNGDTRTYTVYANDQFTKAEAWNDIVIAYRNGSPVRVGDIGHAVSAPLDNTQYGWVDGKPGVFLVIFKQPGANVIDTVDNVMKQLPHLQAGISPAIKVSVLSDRTQTIRAAVKDVQFTLLLTIGLVVMVIFVFLRSVWATIIPSITVPLALLGACALMWMAGYSLDNLSLMALTIAVGFVVDDAIVMLENITRYIEEGESPMAAAIKGAGEIGFTIISISVSLIAVLIPLLLMSGIIGRLFREFSVTLAMTIAVSALVSLTLTPMMASRFLKSHDEEHHGRLYMLSERMFQGLVNGYERGLDLVLRFRFATLMVFFATIALTVYLFVIIPKGFFPQQDTGLITGIVETSQDVSIADMAKHMQEIGTIVLKDPAIDHMAMRMGGSGNTLNDGTMYITLKPRDERTASADQVIRRLQAQTAKVQGARLYLQSAQDVRVGGRASRTQFQFTLQSTDIDQLNAWAPRLLAKMKEMPELRDVASDQQTSGTTLTLSIDRNQAARFGITPDVIDATLYDAFGQREIATYFTQLSTYYVVLEVLPSLQKNPSTLEQIYLRSPTTGGEVPLSAFTKWTTVPVRPLAINHQGQFPAVTISFNLAPNIALGQATQAIDAVERQMNVPAAITSTFAGTAKAFQESLSSVPLLIVAALIVVYLILGVLYESYIHPLTILSTLPSAGVGALATLLIFHFDFSLIALIGLVLLIGIVKKNGIMLVDFAIVAERDQGLSPVEAIRRACLLRFRPILMTTMAAVLGGVPLMLGHGTGSELRQPLGYAMVGGLLVSQVLTLFTTPVVYLYLDRVSQWLNPKPHAEGDRQDEDVVDSDDLDIVDRIPRKTSKVLAAQ, encoded by the coding sequence ATGGCTGGCGGCATCTCGGCTCCCTTCATTCGCCTCCCCATCGCGACATCGCTGTTGATGGTCGGCATCGTCTTTGTCGGGATCATCGCCTATCCGCAATTGCCGGTGGCGCCGCTGCCGGAAGTGGACTTCCCCACCATCCAGGTCTCCGCCAATCTTCCCGGGGCTGATCCTGAGACGATGGCGTCCTCGGTGGCGCAGCCGCTCGAATCGCAATTTGCGCTCATTCCCGGCGTCTCGGAGATGACGTCGCAGAGCCAGACCAGCTCCACCCAGATCGTTCTGCAGTTCGATCTGTCGCGCAACATCGACGGTGCCGGATCCGACGTGCTCGCCGCCATCAATGCGGCGAGCGGGCAATTGCCCAAGAACATGCCGACCCCGCCGACCTACAGAAAGGTCAATCCGGCGGACTCGCCCATTCTCACGCTCGGCGCCACGTCGACGACGCTGCCGATGACGCAGGTGTCCGACGAGACCTACACCAAGCTCGCGCAGGCGATCAGCCATATCAGCGGCGTCGGCCAGGTCAGCGTCGGCGGACAGCAGGCGCCGTCGATCCGTGTCCAGATCGACCCCGCCAAGCTGGTCGCCAAGGGCCTGTCGCTGGAGGACGTGCGCGCCCCGCTCTCGGTGATATCAGTCAACAATCCCAAGGGAACGCTCAACGGGGATACCCGCACCTATACGGTCTATGCCAACGACCAGTTCACCAAGGCGGAGGCGTGGAACGATATCGTCATCGCCTATCGAAATGGCAGTCCCGTCCGTGTCGGCGACATCGGTCATGCCGTGAGCGCACCGCTGGACAACACCCAGTACGGCTGGGTTGACGGCAAGCCCGGCGTCTTCCTGGTCATCTTCAAGCAGCCCGGCGCCAATGTCATCGACACCGTCGACAACGTCATGAAGCAGCTGCCGCACCTGCAGGCGGGCATCTCGCCCGCCATCAAGGTCTCGGTGCTGTCGGACCGAACGCAGACGATCCGCGCGGCCGTGAAGGACGTGCAGTTCACGCTGCTGCTGACGATCGGCCTCGTCGTGATGGTGATCTTCGTCTTCCTGCGCAGCGTCTGGGCCACCATCATTCCGTCGATCACCGTGCCGCTCGCGCTGCTGGGCGCCTGCGCGCTGATGTGGATGGCCGGCTATAGCCTCGACAATCTGTCGCTGATGGCCCTCACCATCGCGGTCGGCTTCGTGGTCGACGACGCCATCGTGATGCTGGAGAACATCACCCGCTACATCGAGGAAGGCGAGAGCCCGATGGCCGCCGCGATCAAGGGCGCCGGCGAGATCGGGTTTACGATCATCTCGATCTCAGTCTCGCTGATCGCGGTCCTGATTCCGTTGCTGCTGATGAGCGGCATCATCGGCCGCCTGTTCCGCGAATTTTCGGTGACGCTGGCGATGACGATCGCCGTGTCGGCCCTGGTGTCGCTGACGTTGACGCCGATGATGGCCTCGCGCTTCCTGAAATCGCACGACGAGGAGCATCACGGCAGGCTCTACATGCTCAGCGAGCGGATGTTCCAAGGGCTCGTGAACGGCTATGAGCGCGGCCTCGATCTCGTGCTGCGCTTCCGCTTCGCCACCTTGATGGTATTCTTTGCGACCATCGCGTTGACGGTCTACCTCTTCGTGATCATCCCAAAAGGGTTCTTTCCGCAGCAGGATACCGGGTTGATCACTGGCATCGTCGAGACGTCGCAGGATGTGTCTATCGCCGACATGGCGAAGCACATGCAGGAGATCGGCACGATCGTGCTGAAGGATCCCGCGATCGACCACATGGCGATGCGGATGGGCGGAAGCGGCAATACGCTCAACGACGGCACGATGTACATCACGTTGAAGCCGCGCGATGAGCGCACCGCCTCGGCCGATCAGGTCATCCGGCGCCTGCAGGCCCAGACGGCGAAGGTTCAGGGCGCGCGTCTCTACCTCCAGTCGGCGCAGGACGTTCGTGTCGGCGGCCGGGCCTCGCGGACGCAATTCCAGTTCACCCTGCAGTCGACCGACATCGATCAGCTCAACGCATGGGCTCCGCGGCTGCTCGCCAAGATGAAGGAGATGCCCGAGCTGCGCGACGTCGCTTCAGATCAGCAGACGTCGGGCACCACGCTGACGCTGTCGATCGACCGCAATCAGGCGGCCCGTTTCGGGATCACCCCCGACGTCATCGATGCGACGCTGTACGACGCATTCGGGCAGCGGGAAATCGCGACCTATTTCACCCAATTGTCCACCTATTATGTCGTCCTCGAGGTGCTGCCCTCGCTGCAGAAGAATCCGTCCACGCTGGAGCAGATCTACCTGCGTTCGCCGACGACGGGGGGCGAAGTGCCGCTGTCGGCGTTCACCAAGTGGACAACGGTTCCAGTGCGTCCACTGGCCATCAACCATCAGGGCCAGTTTCCGGCGGTGACGATCTCCTTCAACCTCGCTCCCAACATCGCGCTCGGGCAGGCGACGCAGGCGATCGATGCAGTAGAACGGCAGATGAACGTGCCGGCCGCCATCACTTCCACGTTCGCGGGCACGGCGAAGGCATTCCAGGAGTCGCTCTCCTCGGTGCCCTTGTTGATCGTGGCGGCGCTGATCGTGGTCTATCTCATTCTCGGCGTGCTCTATGAAAGCTACATTCACCCTCTGACGATTCTGTCGACCCTGCCGTCGGCCGGCGTCGGCGCCCTGGCGACGCTCCTCATCTTCCATTTCGACTTCAGCCTGATCGCGCTGATCGGCCTCGTCCTGCTGATCGGCATCGTCAAGAAGAACGGCATCATGCTGGTCGACTTCGCGATCGTGGCGGAGCGGGATCAGGGCCTGTCGCCGGTTGAGGCCATTCGCCGGGCATGCCTGCTGCGCTTCCGTCCGATTCTGATGACCACGATGGCGGCCGTGCTGGGCGGCGTGCCGCTGATGCTGGGCCACGGGACCGGCTCGGAGCTCCGCCAACCGCTCGGCTACGCCATGGTCGGCGGTCTCCTGGTCAGCCAGGTCCTGACGCTCTTCACCACACCGGTGGTCTATCTTTATCTCGACCGTGTCTCGCAATGGCTCAATCCCAAGCCACATGCGGAAGGCGATCGTCAGGACGAGGATGTTGTCGATAGCGACGACTTGGACATCGTCGACAGGATTCCCCGGAAGACATCCAAGGTTCTCGCAGCCCAGTAG
- a CDS encoding HGGxSTG domain-containing protein, translating into MSTSPRCGARTRSGAVCRAPAVHGKARCRMHGGARRSGAPRGNRNARKHGLFTGDAASERKQVRDLLDEARKMLRDLS; encoded by the coding sequence ATGTCGACGAGCCCGCGCTGCGGCGCCAGGACGCGAAGCGGCGCTGTCTGCCGCGCGCCGGCGGTGCACGGCAAAGCCCGCTGTCGCATGCACGGCGGCGCGAGGAGATCGGGCGCGCCGAGAGGAAATCGGAATGCCAGGAAACACGGACTGTTCACTGGGGATGCGGCCTCTGAGCGAAAGCAAGTTCGGGACCTCTTGGATGAGGCCCGCAAAATGCTGCGGGACTTGTCCTGA